Sequence from the Erythrolamprus reginae isolate rEryReg1 chromosome 2, rEryReg1.hap1, whole genome shotgun sequence genome:
atctgcacatgcgcagatggtgtttttacttccgcaccgctacttcgtgaaaaatcgatcatcgcttggggtcctggaacggaaccctcgcgatgatcgagggttcactgtataccaatacagtgttcccttgcttttcgtgggggatgcgttccgagacagcccgcgaaagttgaatttccgcgaagtagagatgcagaagtaaatacactatttttggctatgaacagtatcacagattattaccatgtttatttattaaagtttatttaaaaaaatatttattaaaggcagatgaaagtttggcgatgacatatgacgtcatcgggtgggaaaaaccgtggtataggggaaaaacccacgaagtattttttaattaatatttttgaaaaaccgtggtatagactttccacgaagttcgaacctgcgaaaatcgagggaacactgtacctgctatcttgtgcatgtttgacaaataaataaataagtcgtgGTCCAGCAAACACAGACTGTCCTAATGAAAGCTCTCTtgtattatatactgctcaaaagaataaagggaatactcaaagaacacatcttagatctgaatgaatgaaatattctcattgaatactttgttctgtacaaagttgaatgtgcacaacagcatgtgaaactgattgtcaatcagtgttgtggacagtttgattccacagaagtttgatttacttagattATTgattattgtgttgtttaagtgtttcctttatttttttgagcagtgcattttATGAGTCACCCTTTTGCTTCTGACCTAAAGTATTGTAATTCATATTTTAATCCCTGATGATCCCTAGAATAGTTATAAATATTTACAATTATAATGGTATTTCAATTACAGCTTTCCACAACATCTTCCAacaaagcaaataataataataatactttattttcGGCAGACTGATGGAGACGAACTGAAATCTTTTAAGTTaggaaaaggggagaaaatgAAATTGCCTAACTGCTGTATTTATATtagtttttttccctctttaGAAAGATAAGTGTCTAAAAAATGAATAGCAATGAACTTCAGGCCTGCGAAGATGAAATTAAATCTTTGGAAGAAGAAATCAAAATGCTAACAGAAGAATATGAACATAGCCAACACCAGTCAATGGCATATACTGAGACAGAAATAATGGAGATCATGTAGGTAATTTTTTGTTCGTTTATTTAAATAATGTACATGGATGCCCATCTCTGAAGTGACACTGATTAAGACCCAGCAATTAAAGCAATAAGGTGTTAAATAACACCATTCAATGATAAAACTATATGACTAATATGGCTAGTCCATTTTGCTGATGGAAATGCCTGGGAAACAGCAAAGTCTGCAGAATCAATAAAAGGCCAATTGAGTCAACTCTATCTGGATCTTTGGTAGTGGGGGAGAATGTTGTTATCCAAGGTACCGGTAGGTGCTACCATGTATTTGGCTTGCAATTACTATGATTATTACACTAAAATCTTGGTGTtcaaaatatattgtatattattattataatatctatctatctatctatctatctatctatctatctatctatctatctatctatctatttatctatctatctatctatctatctatctatctatctatctatctatctatctatctatctatctatctacccattcattcattccatttttatgccgcccttctccttagacccagggtggcttacaacatgttagcaatagcactttttaacagagccagcctattgcccccacaatccgggtcctcattttacccacctcggaaggatggaagactgactcaaccttgagctggtgatcagatttgaaccgctgacctacagatctacagtcatcttcagtggcctgcagtacagcactctagctgctgcaccaccttggctctttatttatttaaataatatttgataagctaagaaagaatagaatagaatataattctttattagccaagtatgaatggacacagaaggaatttgtctttggtgcctattgtaagagattttattaaattgtattaatataaaaatacaattttctaTAAAGTCTTCTGCATAGAAAACATCATGCCTTTTGCATAAAAGGTAAGCCAGCTGTTAGATTGTTTCATTCTCGAAATATAGGAAgtctttttaaatttgggattttgGAACATTTAAAATTACACCATACTAGCATACTAGCATACTAGTTCTGTGATGTTTAGATATTAGAAGTTGACCAAAATACCTAATGATTTGATACTACTAAGTTAGTTATCTAAACTGGTTTCCTAAATCAGTGTGGGACAAAACCCATAGTGCAATCATTTTTATTCAACTTGAAGCTCTCTGAAGAATCCATATTTAGAGAGATCAGATCTCTTATAGGTTGAAACAGCTTCAGTTAGAATTTAAATAGGGCATTATATTCTTCAACCTTAATTAAATCCACAGAGAGCATTTAGTACACCTGCATTAATATTCCCAAAATTTTGGATTGAGTTATCTCATTTGGTAAAATTGATAGATGAGTTAATTATATTCTGCATAGGGGCTTTGCAAGAGTTTTGGCCTCAAGTATCTCAACTGGAAGATACTTGACCTCTCAAAAACATATAAAGAGGTGGGGCATTGAAAGAGCTGTAAGTTACACAACACATCATCTActtgtaatattaaaaaaatacgcCTCTTGTTCAGTCCTAGGCCCATTCATATTTCTTTTAGTTTTCAGATTAAAAAACttgtggaaaaataaaaatgtttgttcATTAATAATTTCTATACCAATGTACTAGAGCCGTGAtaacaaacctatggcatgcgtggcagaggtggcatgcagagccctctctttgGGCACTCGTGCTGTTGCCTCAGCTCAGCCAATGGGTTGACAGTTTTgaggtgtgcatgcacactggccagctggtcaccAGGTTTCCAAGAGACGCATGTGCAATGGCCAGCTGGTCGTTGGGTTTCCAGTACTCTGGGGCTCATGCCTTCTGGTTTGGGCATTCTGTGCctaaaaagttcgccatcactgtaccaGAGGTTTCTCATTTAGATCTAcctaataacatttttttttactataggaCATTACTTAGAAAAAAGCCTGAAAAAGAACCGAAGGAATCCAAATCTTCAGACCAGAAAACAGACCTCCAATTGTTGGAAGCTGATCTGTCATTTATAATGAAATTTACAGGCCTTTTCTTTACACATTATTCACGTAAACTTGTGGAAAAAGGTAAGTATTTTAATGATTGTCGCAGTATTACAGTATATACTTTTTCCACACTTCATACATTATTTTGATTCAACGTTGTATTTCTAATCTCAAATATTGATATTGCCATTGTCGACCCTGAGGCTGACCTGACCAAAGCCATCTTGAAGCTTCAGTGTTGCCACCACTGGAGCTGAGAGATAGGGAGGGATTAGAGATGGCTGGGGTTttgtagccaaaataaaatactttctcaTGGGAACCAAGCACATTCTTACACTTGGTCAAAGGAAGGCGGAGTGATGTCGTCAGGCAACCAGACAGTgccttgattggaccatgtgactgattgaTTGGGGAAGGGAAAATCTTTTACTTTAAATTAGATGAAAACCATGGGAACtttcagagttggttttcaccagatctgtgccaatatgacatatcCAATAAAACTATTCTTAGAGGAATTTACCTGCTTTTTGTTTGCTGTGGGTATGTTCCTTGGAACTCTGACAGCcatcttttaataaaattaaaaatattaactcTTATTCAGTACTTAAAACAGAGAAAGTGTTACAGTTCAAATTTGCTAAACCTGTCAACCAAAGAGGATCAAACTGGTCAATCAAATCTCAGTAGTCAGGACAATTACTACATATCTACTTTTATTTCATAGTGCCAAAATTGGAATAAATTTGGATGTAAACGATTAAgacattatttaaataaaaatcttCATTATTTTGAATCCCCCAAAATATTCTAATATTCAAGGTATTGACATTCTAGTTTTAATGAATCAGTTTATTATGGTTTCCAAATCAAATGGTTTGTTGAAAGCTGACTTATAataaatcttaattaaatatgatTCTTAAGtcatacataataaataataccCCAGGGAAACTTACATAGTTTCCTGGAACACAAACATTCCATTCTACCTTGTATTGCTCCTTCCTTAAAGAATGGGGAAGATTAATGAAATAAATCTAATCTCTCCTAGAAAACTCAAAGTTGTGCAAAAAACACCAACAACTCCAAAGAAAATTAAGTTTAAAGTAACAAAATAGCTCTTTATATAATACTTTTCGGCAATTTCTAAGTTTGCAGGACATTTGTTCTCAAATGATTGTATTTTCTTGCTCTTCTATTAAGAAGAATCCACTAAATCAGGTTGCAATTTTTAGCCAGAAACTAATCCCTGCCAATATTTCAGGTTACCAATTTTTTTCTTGGATAAGCAATAATAGAATTGGATGGCATCCCATTCCAAACCTGCAGAAGATCTAACTGATCAGGTTTACTGGGAGTTGGGcaacatatacatttttaaaaattattatcatTCATGACACTCtgccaactgaacatttaaaaatgtatcataaATATTATTGACCGGCACTGGTGGTTGATACAGATTGCTGCTAGCGTCCTAGATATTGaccaaatatctttttaaaatgtacaatgttCCGAGTAGTACAGTTTtctgcagttccactggtgttattgcagaaGCTATAATTTCTTGATCTATTTTGTAAAATTAAGAATGGATTAAACACACCAAAAAAGAGAACATTTGCaaaattaaagaaattaaatGCCAACATGATATgcttacaagaagtccatatcaaaattGTGTAGATATGCAGGTCGCGATATTTCgttatttttttctagttttcttcgaatctggcatctcctggtacagcgATATAAATACATTGTACGCTTCAGTTTTCAATGACTGCGGTATCTGGCATGTTGTGTTTTAAATGACTATCCTTGGTcctaataattattaatattatttcacaTCCATTATATATTGAACAGCACACGGAACATGATGAGATATTATGAGATACCATGGGTTGAGTGATAGTCTTCCAGCTCCATCCAAGCTTGAGAAGAAGAATAAAAACTTCTCAGAGTTTCAGCCTTGTCATATAGTCTAGAATGATAACGTTGCGATAGGTATTAAAAACTGTAAGAACTAGGTTGTGTTGTATTAAACCAATCTGGTTTCATATGCCAAGGTGATGCAAGCTAGGTCTGTACCATTTCTCAACCAAAAGTCCAATTGAAATGGGTGAAGTTAATCAGCATTACCTGAAATAGCTGGGGAGTTTTGAGACCACCACCAGTTTTACCACCTTTCCCAGAAAACAGAATATTTAAAACCAAGCTCTGTTGTATCCTTTTTGTCAGGCAGACTTACTTGGACTTTTGAGAGCATGTTTGCTAAAGGGTCCTCACCTAATTCACAGATAGGTTGGTGTTGCCAGTTACATTTTCAGAAGGCAAATCTGTGAGGTTGCACTCTGCCTATAGCCACTGGTGTTCTCTACCAGTGaactttataaatttatttatttttttgagcaggccAACATGTTTCCAGAGAAAGTAGCGGACTTGAGTTGTATGTCATTTTTATTGTCTAAAATGCCGGAGACATTTTGTAAAGTTGTTGCAGGTTATAGTTTGTAGCCTGAAAACttcccaattttaattttaaaaaacttttgaaaAAATCCCTCCAGCCACATTGTTGCCCAGAGTCACCCCACTGCCTCTTTGTATTTTAGACCTACTGCTTCATTAATGAACTGACTGTTGTTATATTAAATATGGTTACCTCTTAAATGTTATTGATTAATAAAGAACATGTATGACCGAAGCAGATTAAtgtatgtatttaaatatttcttaTAGATGAATCTAAAACTATTCAAACTTATAAGCTGTCAGGAAAATGTCATCCAATCTCATTTCAGTTGGAATTCAAACTCACAGAAGAAAATCAGGTAATGGAAGATGCTTTTAAAATAAACTAGAGCATTTTACTAAGCTTCAGTAACTagcataaacaaataaaatttgtgACATTTCTTGTGAAACTATCCAtggttgtacagtggtacctcttatctacaaacacctctatttatgaacttctagataagaattgggtgttcaagatttttttttgcctcttctcaagaatcattttccacttataaaaccaagcctccgaaactaaccggaaaaggcagggagaagcctatgtggggcctctctaggaatctcctgggaggaaacagggccggaaaaagcagggagaagcctccgtggggcctttctaggattctcctgggaagaaacagggcctccaccttccctgtggtttccccaatcgcaggcattatttgcttttacattgattcctgtgggaaaaattgcttcttctgacaaactttactacttaagaacctggtcacggaacgaattaagttcataagtagaggtaccactgtaattttgatACATTTATTTTTCTGAAAAGACTAATAATTTTATGCTGATGAATATGtattaaaatattgtatttctGTACTAATGGATACGTTTTGGATACCACATGATACTTTATTCCAAACTTCACACATTATATTTGATTGAGCATTAATACTATTTACACCAGATTAATGTAAGCCGAATCTTCATGTTGTTAAATACATAACATAGTAGGATAAACAGTTGAAGAAGAAATAGGAAAAAGTTCTAATTATTTTAACTGTATGATTTTTTGAACAATTATCTTGAAAGGAAAAACTTAATAGAAGAAACAGAACCTGAAATTCTGCACAAAAATGAATTCCAataaaattagattaataaaATTTTGCCAAAACATACAGCTTAAATCTAGTTTATTTGTTTTGGAAACACTCACACAGATAATAACTTCTGGTTATAAGTTAGAAATGTATTGTTATATTTGATTTCTTAGAAATTAAATTGATAAACAAGCAAGAACTACATCTAAATTGCCAGTAGGTGGCATTTCTTCTTAAGCTTGCACGTAGCTGACTTCTGTAGTGGCAGCATGATCCCAGAAAAAAGATGTGTTTGGATTACAGAGTTGCCAATAAGAATTATTTGCACACTTGTAATCCAACATTCTTTTTCCTTTGAATCTGAAGCATTGCACAGGCTCCAGTATGTTTCTACAGTACATAAATATCTATCATAAGTCTTGGTATTTTGAaatgttttgtattttcttttctttaatttttttcctaaaaGATCCACTTGGTTCAATTTTTAAttgctttgatttttttaatctttggaatggaatatactgtatatgtatacataataAAAGCTTTGAACTGCTTTAAAGATACATACAGGCAGTCAGTCATTGATAAGGTGGCCAGACCCAATTTCACAACCATTTTTGCAGCACATCACAATCATGTGACTAAATATGCTGGACTTTTAAATTAAATAGGCATTTCGATTAAAAACACCTTAAAATCTAAATGTTAAATGCAATTTTTTGCAAATGCCACCTTCTATCGCATTTTAGTGAAATAATAAAGTAGAATACTGTTTGAGTTTCAAATATTCCATAAAATAAACTCTGGGAAATTAAACTTGGGAATACAGTACACAAAATAtctaaatatgattttttttttaaattgcattataAATCCACAATCTGcttttaacaataaaaacaaaatgtaagaaaaagaaaataatatgtcCCCCTTGCAAAACATGGTCAAACATAATGGAAGTTTATTTGTTTTACTTTCTGCACCTACTTTTGGGACCATGagctttcaaattttaaaattccTTCAAGGGCTTGAAAATGTGTATATTTGAGAATGCATAAACACAGCACAGTGGAGGTTGTTGATCGAGTAACAACTGATCCCACCTTGCCTCTCCTTGCTCTGTCCCTGCCCTCCTCTTgtgttttaatgttaaattgattatattttaattgtacttgtgtatgtgtgtgggtgtgtgtattTAAAATTAAACCACCACTGGTTATCCTATGGCAAGATAGGCAgccaataaattttacaaattaataaatgaataaacctgGGTGCATTCTATGTTATAATTAACTTGATCATGGTCTACCAATTGGTAGTTATTTTGGAGAACATTTGAATCACAAGCTTATTTGAAATTTCTCATAACACTTACAGTATATTTAAATACGGGTATTAAATAAGCAATGACTATTTGACAGATTTATTCATAAATTTGATTCGTTCTTCACTTTTTTGCTAATAAATTTTGTTCCTCCAGATGAACAGAAATGCTTCAGCTATAGTAACTGACCTTAATATTATAACAGAATGTGACATGGACTGTGATTTAAGCAAGCTTGTTTCAAGGTAAGATTTCATTTACTAAACCTGTTGCTACTGGATTAGTAGGTGGGGAATAATCATAGGAAAATTGTTATTATGGGAGAAAGGTTTAAATTTCTTGTATGCACTGAAAAGCAGTGGTTGacagttttttttatttataagatttattAAGCCAGGACTAAGGAATATACCAAAACAATGTACAAAAGGTGATAGAATCAGAAACATAGAGCAATCAAACATCAACCTAATCTTTTTAGTAATATAGTCCTCTTCCTCTATTTGAGACAGTCGTTCAACTTTCATCCATTTAGTGTTGGATAAGATTATTTCATAATGGTCCATGATAATAAGCCAACTGAAGAGTAGACTTAGTTTGAtcatatttctcttctcttcactcctCTTTTTCCCTGTGACTTTCTTAccatatttttaaaggaaaatatttgtagctcagcgttgacatggggggggggtcccccttggtgctctctaaactTGTTTTCTTGTAttactaattattaataataacgaTTCAATTATGCTGTTTTGGATTACTGAACACAGCTCTCTtttcttttgttgctttttaGAAAGATAATATGTATTAATTATCACCTGCTATTTTAACCTTAGGCCTGGAGTGAGTAATGTAATGATTCAATAACTATGTTGCTAAAACACTATATAAAATTTCTCTGTATCTTTTTAAACTTCAGACCTTAGTTGTTTTGTTTCTCCAGTCAATCAGGAAGACACAATATTGTTTGCTGTGTTTTAGAAAAAAGCTTGTTTAGAAATTATACAGAATGCCTTCGCCAAAATGTggcttgtttgatttttataaagCCAATAATTGTGGTTTATTAGTAAATCTTACATAGCACGTTGCGTAAATCTAGTCACAGACCTGATTAAAGTATCGTGCTAAGTAATACTTTGTTTTAATAACTGTCTTTTGAAGAAACCAAAATCAGTATTTGTTAAGCAAATTAGTTTCCTGTGGAGGATGAGAGTGGTTGGTAAAATTAGGGAGATAAAAATATATGTCTTTTGAACTGTTGACTTAGCTTTTTAAGAGCTAACATATGGTGCTAATATGTCTTTGTTAGATATGTTTAAAGTTAATTATTAATACTACTGCAGACTACATAGATGTTCAGCGGGGAAAGGAGATTATTGAAAGCAAAATTATGGGAGGAAATACCTTTTAATTTGAGTATAAGGTGGGAGActatataaatttttaaatatatgaataaAATTCATACAtgcaaactgttgtggttggctctggcccagctcctgccccaggggatgcaggggaaacttcaacatgtcataggcctgttttattgccgacagagtcaggtacttcattttcctcggacgaagaggggggcttggcacacagcccaggaagtcaatctccattatcttcagtcgattcggatgcggaagtcttggacccacgcaggcgcagagttatgcgtagaagagaccaattgggggcatattacaggagataagagaggccacctatgtttgggtggggctccagtaattagtgctgctgatataaatagcagcgtgtgggtttggccgttgtggaagattatctgatcgttgtgcttcaggactgccttgctgtctccggactttgtttgttgatttttcacgactttgaaaccaaagcagagcaaagtgtgtgcgtgtttcacttcgtggaagaagaggggctgtgacgtttcttcacagctgcaagctaagtacttaaggactgattaagggaattgtactgactaccaggttgttttgggacgagtgctctttgcaatacaaaaagagtgcttagtttattttgaatattgtgataaagaacattgttttgaattttcaaacgtgtgtgtgtctgaaatttgtacccttgaattttcgggaggctaataccagagagcccggcagaacacaaactAAGCCTCAATTTATCAAGATTTATTAAAGTAACAAATGATCTTAAATAAAAAAGCATTTACAACTTAAGGACATTGTTTCACAATTTAATTATGCAAACATGTTTCAGACCAATAGTTTTTGCCACTTCAGGAGCTTAGAAAAATAGTATGGATGAAAATTAtccatgataatgatgataataataataatatctatcttAATACATTCTAGAGTTGAAGAAAATGGGAATCTCTGCCTATTCTTCACAAGTCTCACTTGTTTTTCTGAATGGTGTAAACATCGGGAACGTACTTTTGTTCATTTTAAGGTAGGACTTTGGGAACATTAATTTTGGTGCATGAATGAGTGGAGTTAAATGAATGTGTAGTGATCAGTTGATTTAATATATCATTGTGGCATAAGTTGAAAGCATttcagatttatctatctatctatctatctatttatataagATTGCAGTGCTTCAAAATTATACTGTTTATAATTTTCTGAGtagaagtgttatttttttctctctctcccaatgATTGTTACAAAATATCAGCTTGAATATTGTGTTGTTAGTCTGAAGATTTGTGTTAAAAAGAATGGCCAGAAAGTTTATTTCATCCAGTAtatactaaaatcatattttggcAAACCCACAATTTTGCATatcatattgtatatatatttattacataGCTGGATTACCATCACCAGATCAACTCTGGGCATGAtattaaacaatttaaaataaccaagtaataaaaatcttaagtatAAAATAATAATCTATAAAATAATGTAACAATAAAATAGCAATCACAAGATACAACCGTG
This genomic interval carries:
- the CENPP gene encoding centromere protein P, with protein sequence MNSNELQACEDEIKSLEEEIKMLTEEYEHSQHQSMAYTETEIMEIMTLLRKKPEKEPKESKSSDQKTDLQLLEADLSFIMKFTGLFFTHYSRKLVEKDESKTIQTYKLSGKCHPISFQLEFKLTEENQMNRNASAIVTDLNIITECDMDCDLSKLVSRVEENGNLCLFFTSLTCFSEWCKHRERTFVHFKDKYPDVVALPEGLHGDYMVLRSTQLPEFELIIVWKIQVDEKGNIIPVLDLLNKIPLQGTLADKFASDAPQGFKSLLHAVGIEAAIEIVINSISEDE